Proteins co-encoded in one Fusarium musae strain F31 chromosome 3, whole genome shotgun sequence genomic window:
- a CDS encoding hypothetical protein (EggNog:ENOG41), whose protein sequence is MRFSIITSSLLVTQGSCLAAPPIITAQGFSPVPRSNLEARDSYDCNGSGLCGAIQVRDCDNAINNRLIRNNDVNYGAPGSGRPQTGTCQGYCGIFIQGRSTCARTGNQMWYDYQDIRRNGCRICGSKHWGDGCLTTINRVSGCPN, encoded by the exons ATGcgcttctccatcatcacttcATCCCTTCTTGTCACTCAGGGCAGCTGCCTCGCTGCTCCCCCCATCATCACGGCCCAAGGCTTCTCTCCCGTTCCGAGAAGCAATCTCGAGGCCCGTGATTCCTACGACTGCAACGGAAGCGGTCTCTGCGGTGCGATCCAGGTCAGAGACTGCGATAatgccatcaacaacagactGATTCGTAATAACGATGTCAACTATGGTGCACCTGG AAGTGGGAGACCACAGACAGGTACATGCCAGGGCTACTGCGGTATCTTCATCCAGGGGAGATCTACCTGTGCTCGCACGGGCAATCAGATGTGGTATGACTATCAGGATATCAGACGAAATGGCTGCCGAATCTGTGGCAGTAAACATTGGGGAGATGGCTGCTTGACTACCATCAACCGTGTCAGTGGCTGCCCTAACTGA